The Streptomyces sp. V4I8 genome includes the window TTCGTGGAGCGGGAGATCGATTTCCTCGCGGAGCGGTTCACGGGGCACCCGGATGTGCCGTCGACCCGACTCACGGACGGTACGCGCGCGTGGAGCACGGGCCGACGAGCGGGCGCCCCCGAGGTCACCGTCCAGGGCTCCGCGCCCGAGATGCTCGGCTGGCTCGCCGGACGCCGCGACGGGGCAGGGCTGACCGCGACAGGCGGCACACTGCCGTCGCTTCCCCCGCTGTAGTCGCCGGACGGTCCCCTGGGTCGTTCCGCCGCTGTAGCGCCGGGACCGCTCTGCCGCTGTGGCGCCTGGACGGCCCCTGGACCGCTCCACCGCTATAGGCTGCCGACATGACGTACAGCGGACAGGTGACGGTCGGTGGCCCCGCCGACGTGCACGAGCTCAAGGACCTGATGATCACCAAGATCGCGGTCGGCCCGATGGACAACAACGCCTATCTGCTGCGCTGCCGGGCCACGGACGAGCAACTGCTGATCGACGCCGCCAACGACGCGGAGACACTGATCGGCATGATCGGTGACGACGGCATCGCGTCCGTCGTCACCACGCACCAGCACGGCGACCACTGGCAGGCACTCGCCGCGGTCGTCGAGGCCACCGGCGCGCGCACTTACGCCGGCCGGGACGACGCCGACGGCATTCCGGTGCCGACCGACGTCCTGGTCGACGACGGCGACACCATCCGGGTCGGACACGTGGAGCTGACCGCGCGCCATCTGGTCGGGCACACGCCCGGCTCCATCGCCCTCGTCTACGACGACCCGCACGGACATCCCCATGTGTTCACCGGGGACTGCCTGTTCCCGGGCGGCGTGGGCAACACCCGCAAGGATCCGAAGGCGTTCGCCAGTCTGATCCACGACGTCGAGACGAAGATCTTCGACGCCCTGCCGGACGAGACATGGGTCTACCCGGGGCACGGCAACGACACGTCGCTGGGCGCGGAGCGGCCGCATCTGCCGGAGTGGCACGCGCGAGGCTGGTGACCGCGGAGCTGGTGGACCGCGGGACCGGCGGGTACGCGCGCCGTGCGCGCCCCGCGCACGTGCCCCGTGTGAACCGTTCACACGCGCTGGTGTCATGCGCGCGCTCCCCGCGTGCGTAGTTGCGCAGTCAACTGGAAGCAGCCCCGCACAGGATGACGGCTCCTGAGCGGTACGGGCCGCCGGTCTCTCCATCCCCGCCCTCGACCGGCGGCCCCGGCGGCTGCCGGGCGAAGTGTTCACGAGAACGCAACATCCGTTCCCACTATGCGGAACACGACCGTCGTGACCTCGACAAACACAACGGCGTCCTGTCAATCTCCCGCCATGCTTCTTGCTGCCCCTCGCGTGCTGCGCCACGCCGTCGCCGTCGTCACGACAGCCCTGCTCGCCACCGCTCTCGGCTGTGCTCCACAGCCGGAGGGGAAGGCCGCCGACACACCGTCGGGGTCGGCCGGGAACACCTGCGCCAAGGGCGAGTTGGCCACCAGGACCTCCGGCAAACTGACCATCGCCACCGACGAGCCGGCGTACGAGCCCTGGTTCAAGGACGACAAGCCGGCCAACGGCAAGGGCTTCGAGTCGGCGGTCGCGTACGCCGTGGCGAAGCAGCTCGGCTATGACAAGAGTGCCGTCGTCTGGCAGAGCGTGCCGTTCAACAAGGCCTTCGCGCCCGGCGAGAAGACCTTCGACTTCGACATCAACCAGGTGTCGATCAGCGACGAGCGCAAGAAGGCCGTGGATTTCTCCTCCGGCTACTACGACGTCCGCCAGGCCGTCATCGCGCTGAAGGACAGCAAGGCCGCCAAGGCGAAGAGCATCGCGGACCTGAAGGGTCTCAAGCTCGGCGCCCAGGTCGGCACCACCAGCCTCGACTACATCGACGACGTGGTGAAGCCGACCCAGGAAGCCGCCGCGTACGCCAAGAACGACCAGGCCAAGTCCGCGCTGAAGAACGGCCAGGTCGACGCCATCGTCGTCGACCTGCCGACCGCCTTCTACATCACCGCGGCCGAGGTGACGGACGCGACGATCGTCGGGCAGTTCGAGAACCAGGGCGGCATCGCGGAGCAGTTCGGCCTCGTGCTCGACAAGGGCAGCGCCCTCACCGCGTGCGTGACGGACGCCGTGGACACCCTGCGCGATGACGGCACCCTGGCCGAGCTCGAGCAGCAGTGGCTGTCGGACGCCGTCGACGCCCCGGTGCTCAAGTGACGGTCACCAAGGAGGAGTCCGGCCGCGAGGGCGCGGACGGCAACGGCGGCATGTCCGGCGGGGGTGAGGGCTACGTCCCCTCGCAGCGACGTCTCGACCGCGAGCGCTACAAGCGCGCACGCGCGCGCCGCGCGACGGCGCTCGCAGCCCTCTCCACTCTGGTCACGGTCGTCGTTCTCTATGTGGTCGTGGTCAACGCACCGGGCTGGCCGCGCACCAAGGAGACGTTCTTCAACGGGGAGTACGCGCGCGAGGCGTTCCCCAAGGTCCTCGAAGGGCTCTGGCTCAACGTCCGGCTGCTGCTGATCTGCGGTGCGGCGGTGCTGGTCCTCGGGATGCTCATCGCCGTCGCCCGCACGCTGCGCGGTCCGGTGTTCTTCCCGCTGCGGGCGCTGGCGGCCGCGTACACGGACTTCTTCCGGGGCCTGCCGCTCATCATTAACCTCATGATCGTCGTCCTCGGCGTCCCCGCTCTGCGGCTGCAGGGCGTGACCGTCGACCCGGTGCTGCTGGGTGGGACGGCGCTCACCTTGACGTATTCGGCGTACGTCGCCGAGGTGTTCCGCGCGGGCATCGAATCCGTCCACCCCTCGCAGCGCGCCGCGGCCCGCTCGCTCGGCCTCACCAACCGACAGGCGCTGCGGCACGTCGTCCTGCCGCAGGCGGTACGCCGTCAGGTGCCGCCCCTGTTGAACGACCTGGTGTCGCTCCAGAAGGACACCGGTCTGGTGTCGATCGGCGGGGCGGTGGACGCCGTACGGGCGGCGGACATCATCGTGGGCCGCAGCCTCAACTACACGCCGTACATCGTCGCGGGCCTGGTCTTCGTGGCGCTGACCATCCCGATGACCCGCTTCACGGACTGGGTGACGGCCCGGATGGACCGTCGGCGCGCCCAAGGAGGAGCCCTGTGAGCGAGGCGGCAGTGAACAACGCACCTGTGCTGCGGATGGAGTCCGTCCGCAAGACCTTCGGCGGCTCGGTCGTACTGCGCGACGTAGACCTGGAGGTCGCCCCGCACACGGTGACCGCGCTGATCGGCGCCTCCGGCTCCGGCAAGTCGACGCTGCTGCGGTGCGCGAACCTGCTGGAGGACATCGACGACGGTGCCATCTGGCTGGACGGCGAGGAGATCACCGATCCGCGCGTCGACCAGGACGCCGTACGGCGCCGTATCGGCGTGGTGTTCCAGGCGTACAACCTCTTCCCGCACATGACGGTCCTGGAGAACATCACCCTCGCCCCGCGCCGGGTCCACGGCGTGTCCCGGGCGAAGGCCGAGGCACACGCGCGTGAGCTGCTGGAGCGGCTCGGGCTGGCCGACAAGGCGCGCGAGTACCCGGACCGGCTGAGCGGCGGTCAGCAGCAGCGGGTCGCGATCGTGCGTGCCCTGGCCGTACGTCCCCGGCTGCTGCTGCTCGACGAGATCACCGCCGCTCTCGACCCGGAACTCGTGGGCGAAGTCCTCACCGTCGTCCGCGACTTGAAGGCGGACGGGATGACGATGGTGCTGGCCACCCACGAGATGGCGTTCGCACGCGAGGTCGCCGACCAGGTTTGTTTTCTGGACGGAGGGGTGGTGCTGGAGCGGGGCTCGGCCGAGCAGATCTTCGAGGATCCGCAGCAGGAACGTACTCAGCGCTTCCTGCGACGGATCGTGGAGGCCGGACGCCTGTAAGGACCACTCGCCATGGCGGGGCGGTCCTTACCCGTCAGCCCCTCACAGGCGCGTCACGTGTTCGCCGCCCCCGCCAGCGCCGCGACCCGCTCCACGCCGAACGCGTACCCCTGTACGCCGCACCCCGCGATGACACCGTCGGCGCGCAGGGAGACGTATGAGTGGTGCCGGAACGACTCGCGCTTGTGGATGTTGGAGATGTGGACCTCCAACACCGGAAGGCCGTCACAGGCGTTGAGCGC containing:
- a CDS encoding MBL fold metallo-hydrolase, with product MTYSGQVTVGGPADVHELKDLMITKIAVGPMDNNAYLLRCRATDEQLLIDAANDAETLIGMIGDDGIASVVTTHQHGDHWQALAAVVEATGARTYAGRDDADGIPVPTDVLVDDGDTIRVGHVELTARHLVGHTPGSIALVYDDPHGHPHVFTGDCLFPGGVGNTRKDPKAFASLIHDVETKIFDALPDETWVYPGHGNDTSLGAERPHLPEWHARGW
- a CDS encoding ABC transporter substrate-binding protein, translating into MLLAAPRVLRHAVAVVTTALLATALGCAPQPEGKAADTPSGSAGNTCAKGELATRTSGKLTIATDEPAYEPWFKDDKPANGKGFESAVAYAVAKQLGYDKSAVVWQSVPFNKAFAPGEKTFDFDINQVSISDERKKAVDFSSGYYDVRQAVIALKDSKAAKAKSIADLKGLKLGAQVGTTSLDYIDDVVKPTQEAAAYAKNDQAKSALKNGQVDAIVVDLPTAFYITAAEVTDATIVGQFENQGGIAEQFGLVLDKGSALTACVTDAVDTLRDDGTLAELEQQWLSDAVDAPVLK
- a CDS encoding amino acid ABC transporter permease — translated: MTVTKEESGREGADGNGGMSGGGEGYVPSQRRLDRERYKRARARRATALAALSTLVTVVVLYVVVVNAPGWPRTKETFFNGEYAREAFPKVLEGLWLNVRLLLICGAAVLVLGMLIAVARTLRGPVFFPLRALAAAYTDFFRGLPLIINLMIVVLGVPALRLQGVTVDPVLLGGTALTLTYSAYVAEVFRAGIESVHPSQRAAARSLGLTNRQALRHVVLPQAVRRQVPPLLNDLVSLQKDTGLVSIGGAVDAVRAADIIVGRSLNYTPYIVAGLVFVALTIPMTRFTDWVTARMDRRRAQGGAL
- a CDS encoding amino acid ABC transporter ATP-binding protein, coding for MESVRKTFGGSVVLRDVDLEVAPHTVTALIGASGSGKSTLLRCANLLEDIDDGAIWLDGEEITDPRVDQDAVRRRIGVVFQAYNLFPHMTVLENITLAPRRVHGVSRAKAEAHARELLERLGLADKAREYPDRLSGGQQQRVAIVRALAVRPRLLLLDEITAALDPELVGEVLTVVRDLKADGMTMVLATHEMAFAREVADQVCFLDGGVVLERGSAEQIFEDPQQERTQRFLRRIVEAGRL